One window of the Nocardia huaxiensis genome contains the following:
- a CDS encoding winged helix-turn-helix transcriptional regulator, giving the protein MRSYGQYCGLARSLEVVGDRWNLLIIRQLLLAPARYRELLDGLPGIATNLLADRLRELEATGVIERRLTGRGSVVEYALTPWGAELREPIESLIRWSTPLMVRGPEGDAFRPEWLALAVPALLNARVTPRPAATIGLEIGGSLFQLRSARSGFEVAPHDGRDLDATVRADPAQVLGLAAGALSLDDALGLVEIDGDESVVRAVFAA; this is encoded by the coding sequence ATGCGCAGCTACGGCCAATACTGCGGGCTCGCCCGATCACTGGAAGTGGTCGGCGACCGCTGGAACCTGCTCATAATCCGCCAACTTCTCCTCGCCCCCGCCCGCTACCGCGAGCTGCTCGACGGCCTGCCCGGCATAGCCACCAACCTGCTCGCCGACCGGCTGCGCGAACTCGAGGCCACGGGTGTGATCGAACGGCGGCTGACCGGCCGGGGCAGTGTGGTCGAGTACGCCCTCACCCCGTGGGGCGCCGAACTGCGCGAGCCGATCGAGAGCCTGATCCGCTGGTCCACCCCGCTGATGGTCCGTGGTCCCGAGGGCGACGCCTTCCGCCCGGAGTGGCTCGCCCTGGCCGTTCCCGCCCTGCTCAACGCCCGGGTCACGCCTCGGCCCGCAGCGACGATCGGTCTCGAGATCGGCGGCTCGCTCTTCCAACTCCGTTCGGCGCGTTCCGGTTTCGAGGTCGCGCCGCACGACGGCCGCGATCTCGACGCCACCGTCCGCGCCGACCCCGCGCAGGTCCTCGGACTCGCCGCCGGCGCGCTCAGCCTCGACGACGCCCTCGGCCTGGTCGAGATCGATGGCGACGAGTCGGTTGTTCGCGCTGTCTTCGCCGCCTGA
- a CDS encoding alpha/beta fold hydrolase: MADITARVRPAWVDDELFPFESRFIEIDGHTVHYIDEGAGPTLLFLHGNPTWSFLWREVIGALRADFRCVAVDYPGFGLSTPKPGYRFLPEQHAEVITGFVDELGLRNVTLVGQDWGGLIGLATAQRRPGVFDRFVLANTWAWPLNGILHFEAFSRLLGGPAGRFLVRRFNLLVNTFIPTGHRRRKPTAAEMTHYRRALDTSERRQASAMFPNRVLASRAFFAEIESHLPDIAHLPTLIVWGDADIAFRPQERERLEATFPNHKTVIVNGAGTYVESDAPEEFSTALRDWIAAQRDDSRSTAEADS; the protein is encoded by the coding sequence ATGGCTGATATCACCGCGCGTGTGCGGCCCGCATGGGTCGACGACGAGCTGTTTCCGTTCGAGAGCCGCTTCATCGAAATCGATGGGCACACTGTGCATTACATCGATGAGGGTGCAGGGCCCACACTCCTGTTCCTGCACGGCAACCCCACCTGGTCGTTCCTCTGGCGCGAGGTGATCGGCGCGCTGCGCGCCGACTTCCGGTGCGTGGCTGTGGATTACCCGGGCTTCGGGTTGTCGACGCCGAAGCCGGGCTACCGGTTCCTGCCCGAGCAGCACGCGGAGGTGATCACCGGTTTCGTCGACGAGCTCGGGCTGCGGAATGTCACGCTGGTCGGTCAGGACTGGGGCGGCCTGATCGGTCTGGCCACCGCGCAGCGACGGCCGGGCGTCTTCGATCGCTTCGTACTGGCCAATACCTGGGCCTGGCCCCTCAACGGCATCCTGCACTTCGAGGCTTTCTCTCGTCTCCTGGGCGGACCCGCCGGACGTTTCCTGGTGCGGCGCTTCAACCTGCTGGTCAATACCTTCATCCCCACCGGCCATCGCCGGCGCAAGCCCACGGCCGCGGAGATGACGCATTACCGCCGGGCGCTGGACACCTCCGAGCGCCGCCAGGCCTCCGCCATGTTCCCCAACCGCGTCCTCGCCAGCCGCGCCTTCTTCGCCGAGATCGAATCCCACCTCCCCGACATCGCCCACCTCCCGACCCTCATCGTGTGGGGCGACGCCGACATCGCCTTCCGCCCCCAGGAACGCGAACGCCTGGAAGCAACCTTCCCCAACCACAAAACCGTGATCGTCAACGGCGCCGGCACCTACGTAGAATCCGACGCACCCGAAGAATTCAGCACCGCCCTCCGCGACTGGATAGCGGCACAGCGCGACGATTCACGCAGTACGGCCGAGGCGGACAGCTAG